Proteins encoded in a region of the Paenibacillus sp. W2I17 genome:
- a CDS encoding GDSL-type esterase/lipase family protein → MSGDVMMKKKKSLDSAPWIWRTVSTVSILATLLLLFGFGYAIKDVIFPEGDSALTTGQEATAPSKDIEGKPAVVEDGKIRMAVIGDSLARGTGDDEGLGFVRRAGNLLKDKGYDVQVLNNLGVNGLRTDALLEKLDEQGVRYVLQQSNFILLSIGANDLFQGGQVLQGEDPPTAEQLAAALPETSKRLQEILKKVKKINPDAQIAYIGLYNPFGDVKELEKPGNAVVAAWNDAALAILNNEDKMTLVPTFDLFENHLGEYLSSDHFHPNGQGYEQIAVRIAQEFQADTPAEGSGN, encoded by the coding sequence ATGAGCGGAGATGTGATGATGAAAAAGAAAAAAAGCCTTGATTCAGCACCATGGATCTGGAGAACTGTCAGTACAGTATCCATCTTGGCAACTTTGCTGTTGTTATTTGGATTTGGATACGCCATAAAAGACGTGATTTTCCCCGAGGGAGATTCCGCATTAACGACAGGCCAGGAGGCAACTGCTCCATCTAAGGATATCGAGGGGAAACCCGCTGTCGTGGAAGATGGCAAGATTCGGATGGCCGTCATCGGCGATTCCCTGGCAAGAGGCACGGGGGATGATGAAGGACTCGGTTTTGTGAGACGTGCAGGGAACCTGCTTAAAGATAAAGGATATGATGTTCAGGTTCTTAATAATCTGGGTGTAAACGGTTTGAGAACAGATGCTTTATTGGAAAAACTCGATGAGCAAGGCGTGCGTTACGTCCTGCAACAGTCCAATTTTATTTTGCTCTCGATCGGCGCAAATGATTTGTTTCAGGGAGGACAAGTTCTTCAGGGGGAAGATCCGCCAACAGCAGAGCAGCTGGCAGCGGCTTTGCCGGAAACGTCCAAGCGCCTTCAAGAGATATTGAAGAAAGTTAAAAAAATTAATCCCGATGCACAGATTGCGTACATAGGGCTGTACAATCCATTTGGTGATGTGAAGGAACTGGAGAAGCCGGGTAATGCAGTAGTTGCTGCATGGAACGATGCTGCACTGGCTATTTTGAACAATGAGGACAAGATGACACTGGTCCCTACATTCGATTTATTTGAAAATCATCTGGGGGAGTATCTCTCGTCAGATCATTTCCATCCCAACGGACAAGGTTATGAGCAAATTGCAGTTCGGATTGCACAGGAATTCCAGGCAGATACACCGGCAGAAGGGAGCGGAAATTAA
- a CDS encoding ABC transporter permease, producing MSNIMPLIRNETIKMVKKKRLYIIFIVLAVLVPMFTYAQMKSAENNRDKFGGDWRLELQQAITDNQNSLGSDRVPEEYKKYRTVYIQQMQYYLENDINPKEPGGVTFTREFMNNAVGLFIPLLIMAIASDLVSGERTTGTIKMLLTRPVRRWKVLLSKLITLIMFVSIIVVSAYIICYVISGAVFGYKGFNMPIFTGFKVVGTDVDMSAVHAVDQWLYMLMQAGLIWFVSVIVAMLAFMVSVLVRSTAASIVIMMAALIAGTILTSMAASWQTAKYLFMVNLELPNYLSGGLPPIEGMNLGFSLIVLSVWGIASLIVSFLVFTKRDILN from the coding sequence TTGAGTAATATCATGCCGCTGATCCGCAATGAAACGATTAAGATGGTGAAGAAAAAACGGCTTTATATTATATTTATTGTACTTGCGGTCCTCGTACCGATGTTTACGTATGCCCAGATGAAATCTGCGGAGAATAATCGCGACAAGTTTGGCGGCGATTGGCGTCTTGAACTGCAACAGGCCATCACAGATAATCAAAATTCGCTCGGTAGCGATCGGGTACCTGAAGAGTACAAAAAATATAGAACAGTATATATCCAGCAGATGCAGTATTATCTTGAGAATGACATCAATCCCAAAGAACCGGGCGGTGTCACCTTTACGCGGGAGTTCATGAACAACGCGGTTGGATTGTTTATTCCACTGTTAATCATGGCTATTGCTTCAGATCTTGTTTCTGGTGAACGTACGACAGGGACGATTAAAATGCTTTTAACGCGTCCGGTTAGACGCTGGAAAGTGCTTCTGAGTAAATTAATTACGCTGATTATGTTTGTTTCGATCATAGTGGTATCAGCCTACATTATATGTTATGTCATATCGGGTGCGGTCTTTGGTTATAAAGGCTTCAACATGCCAATCTTCACAGGATTCAAAGTTGTGGGAACAGATGTCGATATGTCGGCAGTGCATGCTGTAGACCAGTGGCTTTATATGCTAATGCAGGCAGGACTGATCTGGTTTGTGAGTGTAATTGTGGCTATGCTTGCATTTATGGTATCCGTGCTCGTGCGCAGTACTGCTGCAAGTATCGTTATAATGATGGCCGCGCTGATTGCAGGAACAATCTTGACCAGTATGGCAGCATCTTGGCAGACAGCGAAGTATTTGTTCATGGTTAACCTCGAACTTCCGAATTATTTGTCTGGCGGGTTACCTCCAATCGAGGGTATGAATTTAGGTTTTTCCCTTATTGTGCTTAGTGTTTGGGGCATTGCTTCACTCATTGTGTCATTCCTTGTCTTTACGAAACGGGATATCTTGAATTAA
- a CDS encoding ABC transporter ATP-binding protein: MAEQQYDSVLSVQNLKKRIGRKWIIKDVTFDVKPGEIFGFLGPNGAGKTTTIRMLVDLIKPTEGKIKVCGYDVNRDPERALKYVGSIVENPEVYTYLTGWENLEHFARMQPGVDNERIQEVVDIVRLDQRIHDKVRTYSLGMRQRLGIAQALLGRPRLLILDEPTNGLDPKGIKELRVFIKQLASEGMAVFVSSHLLSEIQLLCDRVAIISAGRVLAVGGVSELIEDHSKLAIWHLSPLEQGKKMLQDAGIALVGRPADVMDDTIVAGLGPNAVVAEMHEDRIPDMVQQMVQAGVQVEGVQRIQPTLEQLFLKMTEGESIE, encoded by the coding sequence ATGGCAGAGCAGCAGTATGATTCCGTCCTATCCGTACAGAATCTGAAAAAGCGGATCGGACGCAAATGGATCATTAAGGACGTTACATTTGACGTGAAACCTGGTGAAATCTTCGGATTTCTCGGTCCCAACGGTGCCGGCAAAACAACTACGATACGGATGCTGGTCGATCTGATCAAACCAACAGAAGGAAAAATTAAAGTCTGTGGTTATGATGTGAATCGGGACCCTGAGCGTGCTTTGAAGTATGTAGGCTCCATTGTTGAAAATCCGGAGGTATATACATATCTGACAGGGTGGGAGAACCTGGAGCATTTCGCTCGCATGCAACCAGGTGTGGACAATGAACGAATTCAGGAAGTTGTAGATATTGTGCGTCTGGATCAGCGGATTCACGATAAAGTCAGAACGTACTCATTGGGTATGCGTCAACGGCTCGGTATTGCACAAGCGCTGCTTGGGCGACCGCGTCTGCTTATTCTGGATGAACCGACAAATGGTCTTGATCCAAAAGGGATTAAGGAACTTCGTGTCTTTATTAAGCAACTTGCCAGTGAAGGTATGGCTGTATTTGTCAGCAGTCACTTGTTAAGTGAGATCCAGCTTCTCTGTGACAGAGTAGCCATTATCAGTGCTGGGCGTGTGCTTGCTGTTGGAGGTGTAAGCGAACTGATTGAAGATCATTCCAAGTTGGCCATATGGCATCTTTCACCACTGGAGCAAGGCAAAAAAATGTTGCAGGATGCAGGCATTGCTCTGGTAGGTCGACCTGCGGATGTGATGGATGATACCATTGTTGCGGGCCTTGGTCCCAACGCTGTGGTTGCCGAGATGCACGAAGATCGAATTCCTGATATGGTGCAACAGATGGTTCAAGCTGGTGTACAGGTTGAAGGGGTACAGCGGATTCAGCCTACGCTTGAACAACTATTCTTAAAAATGACAGAAGGTGAATCCATTGAGTAA
- the parE gene encoding DNA topoisomerase IV subunit B, with protein sequence MVEQIDMSAGSTGGGQGSSGYDADDIQVLEGLVAVRKRPGMYIGSTSTSGLHHLVWEIVDNAVDEHLAKFCSKIDITLHKDGSITVQDNGRGIPTGIHKTGIPTPQVVFTILHAGGKFGGSGYKKSGGLHGVGASVTNALSEWLEVEIFRDGKIHRQRFEYWKDKKGIEHVGEPVSGLEVLGNTNRTGTKVTFKPDIRVFQSGIQFNYDTLAERLQEIAFLNSGLKIVLKDERSGNQDEYMYEGGASQFVAFLNENKDVLHDVIHFYAEKDDIEVEVAIQYNAGYTETLASFVNSIPTRGGGTHETGFRAAYTRVMNDYARRTSMIKEKDKNLEGNDLREGMMAVISVKMSDVEFVGQTKDQLGSASARSAVDSVVSENIQRFLEENPQVAQTLIRKAVQASRAREAARKARDDMRTGKKRSESSNLNGKLTPAQSKDFTRNELFIVEGDSAGGSAKQGRDSKIQAILPLKGKPLNPEKSKLADILKNEEYRAITAAIGAGIGTEFAVEDSNYSKIIIMTDADTDGAHIQVLLLTFFYRYMKPLIDAGKVYIAQPPLYKLTRKSGKLATVRYAWTDEELANYMKEFGNNVELQRYKGLGEMNPDQLWETTMNPETRAMLKVQIVDAAKAERRVSTLMGDKVDPRKRWIVENVDFTEYEE encoded by the coding sequence ATGGTCGAGCAAATCGATATGTCGGCAGGTTCGACAGGCGGAGGACAGGGGTCTTCAGGCTACGACGCGGACGACATTCAAGTACTTGAAGGGTTGGTAGCGGTACGGAAACGGCCGGGGATGTATATCGGCAGCACCAGCACTTCAGGTTTACATCATTTGGTATGGGAAATTGTCGACAACGCAGTCGACGAACATCTCGCCAAATTCTGCTCCAAAATCGATATCACGCTGCATAAGGACGGTTCTATTACGGTTCAGGATAACGGAAGGGGAATTCCGACAGGTATACATAAAACAGGGATTCCTACTCCCCAGGTCGTGTTTACGATTTTGCACGCAGGCGGAAAGTTCGGTGGATCAGGATACAAAAAATCAGGCGGTTTGCACGGTGTAGGTGCGTCAGTTACAAACGCATTGTCCGAGTGGCTTGAAGTCGAGATTTTCCGTGATGGCAAGATTCATCGTCAGCGATTCGAGTATTGGAAGGACAAAAAAGGGATTGAACATGTCGGTGAACCGGTCTCCGGTCTCGAAGTGTTGGGCAATACCAATCGGACAGGTACAAAAGTTACATTTAAACCGGATATTCGGGTGTTCCAGAGCGGTATTCAATTTAATTATGATACATTGGCAGAACGTCTTCAGGAGATTGCTTTTCTGAATTCGGGTCTGAAAATTGTGCTCAAGGATGAACGTTCGGGCAATCAGGATGAATACATGTATGAAGGCGGAGCAAGCCAGTTTGTTGCTTTTCTTAACGAAAATAAAGATGTGCTGCATGATGTTATTCACTTCTATGCGGAGAAGGATGACATTGAAGTCGAAGTGGCAATCCAGTATAACGCGGGTTATACGGAAACACTGGCTTCGTTCGTGAACTCGATCCCTACTCGGGGCGGCGGTACTCATGAGACCGGATTCAGGGCTGCGTATACCCGTGTAATGAATGATTACGCACGGCGTACCAGCATGATTAAGGAAAAAGACAAAAACCTCGAAGGTAATGACCTGCGTGAAGGTATGATGGCCGTCATCAGTGTCAAAATGTCAGATGTTGAGTTCGTAGGTCAGACGAAGGATCAGCTCGGCAGCGCTTCCGCTCGAAGTGCAGTGGATTCGGTCGTGTCCGAAAATATTCAGCGGTTCCTGGAAGAAAACCCGCAGGTAGCGCAAACGTTAATTCGCAAAGCGGTTCAAGCTTCCAGAGCCAGAGAAGCAGCTCGCAAAGCACGTGATGATATGCGTACAGGCAAGAAACGCAGTGAGAGTTCCAACCTGAACGGCAAACTAACGCCGGCGCAATCAAAGGATTTTACCCGAAATGAGTTGTTTATTGTTGAAGGGGATTCCGCAGGTGGTTCTGCCAAACAGGGACGCGACTCGAAGATTCAGGCTATTCTGCCGCTCAAGGGAAAACCGCTCAATCCGGAAAAATCGAAGCTGGCCGACATTCTCAAAAATGAAGAATACCGCGCCATTACAGCGGCGATTGGGGCGGGCATAGGAACCGAATTTGCAGTTGAAGACAGCAATTATTCCAAAATTATCATTATGACCGATGCTGATACCGATGGTGCACATATTCAGGTACTGTTGTTAACCTTCTTTTATCGTTATATGAAGCCATTAATTGATGCAGGTAAAGTATATATAGCTCAGCCGCCATTGTATAAACTTACTCGTAAGTCTGGTAAGCTTGCGACAGTTCGATATGCATGGACGGATGAAGAATTGGCGAATTATATGAAGGAATTCGGTAATAATGTTGAGCTTCAACGTTATAAAGGACTAGGTGAAATGAACCCGGATCAACTGTGGGAGACCACAATGAATCCGGAAACTCGTGCGATGCTGAAGGTACAGATTGTTGATGCAGCAAAAGCAGAA
- the purT gene encoding formate-dependent phosphoribosylglycinamide formyltransferase, whose protein sequence is MWGAPFTAQAKKMLLLGSGELGKEVVIEAQRLGVETIAVDRYENAPAMQVAHRSYCIDMLDAEALKQLIRKEKPHYIVPEIEAIATEALLELEEEGFCVVPTARAARLTMDREGIRRLAAEQLKLPTADYLFADNLEQLQEAVRELGTPCVIKPLMSSSGKGQSVCRTPGDVEDCWNIALSGARGKSVRVIVESFVQFDSEITLLTVRSVSGTVFCPPIGHIQKDGDYVESWQPHAMTPEQWQQACHIAKSVTDELGGYGLFGVELFLTSDGVVFSEVSPRPHDTGMVTMVTQDSSEFALHVRAILGFPVTGVHLLTPGASATLKANDETSDFTVGGIEEALALPRTQIRVFGKPETKVGRRMAVALSAGQDVEEARKTAVQAANMLKVEVNHVQ, encoded by the coding sequence ATGTGGGGTGCTCCTTTTACGGCTCAAGCCAAAAAAATGCTGCTACTAGGCAGTGGAGAATTGGGAAAAGAGGTCGTTATTGAGGCCCAACGACTGGGAGTAGAGACGATCGCTGTTGATCGTTATGAGAACGCACCTGCGATGCAGGTCGCGCACCGGTCTTACTGCATCGACATGCTGGATGCCGAAGCTTTGAAACAATTGATCCGTAAAGAAAAACCTCATTACATCGTACCTGAGATTGAAGCTATTGCAACAGAAGCTTTACTGGAGCTTGAGGAAGAGGGATTTTGTGTAGTACCTACTGCCCGAGCTGCACGTTTAACGATGGATCGCGAAGGCATCCGTCGGCTTGCAGCCGAACAATTGAAACTTCCAACAGCTGACTACCTTTTTGCGGACAACCTGGAACAACTTCAGGAAGCCGTACGTGAGCTTGGCACACCTTGTGTCATTAAACCATTAATGAGTTCTTCCGGCAAAGGGCAGAGTGTATGCCGAACACCGGGCGACGTGGAGGATTGCTGGAACATTGCTCTTTCGGGGGCTCGTGGCAAATCCGTTCGTGTTATTGTGGAGAGCTTTGTGCAATTTGACAGTGAGATTACATTACTTACCGTTAGGTCTGTATCAGGCACCGTATTTTGTCCTCCGATTGGTCATATTCAGAAAGATGGGGATTATGTCGAATCCTGGCAGCCTCATGCAATGACTCCTGAGCAATGGCAGCAAGCTTGTCATATTGCCAAATCCGTCACGGATGAACTTGGCGGGTATGGACTGTTTGGAGTTGAATTGTTCCTCACATCGGATGGTGTTGTGTTCAGCGAGGTATCTCCTCGTCCGCATGACACAGGTATGGTTACAATGGTGACGCAAGACAGTTCCGAGTTTGCGCTGCATGTACGTGCAATTCTTGGTTTTCCGGTCACAGGTGTACATCTGTTGACACCGGGAGCTTCAGCAACGCTGAAGGCTAATGATGAAACATCTGACTTTACTGTAGGCGGGATTGAAGAAGCACTGGCTCTTCCTCGTACTCAGATTCGTGTATTTGGCAAACCTGAGACCAAAGTAGGACGCCGAATGGCTGTAGCCTTAAGTGCTGGCCAAGATGTGGAAGAAGCTCGTAAAACAGCGGTGCAAGCCGCTAATATGCTGAAAGTGGAGGTAAATCATGTCCAATAA
- a CDS encoding GNAT family N-acetyltransferase has protein sequence MSNNVEAPVLMIRECELRDAEAVTGLMREVSYPTTTNVMKERIECLETNPNACMLVAEVDEQIIGVIGLQCVQSHAYPEPAAQITSLIVGQEHRGGGIGRRLMARAEDWGRQQGGKQLFVTGANREVTSTTYSFYEHIGFQKRGYRFSKVLL, from the coding sequence ATGTCCAATAATGTTGAGGCCCCTGTACTGATGATCCGAGAGTGTGAGCTACGAGATGCTGAAGCGGTAACGGGACTGATGCGAGAGGTCAGCTATCCGACAACAACCAATGTCATGAAAGAACGTATTGAATGTTTGGAAACCAATCCAAACGCATGCATGCTTGTTGCCGAAGTGGATGAACAAATTATTGGTGTGATTGGCTTGCAATGTGTGCAAAGTCATGCCTATCCAGAACCTGCCGCACAAATTACTTCCCTGATTGTAGGTCAAGAGCATCGTGGTGGTGGGATTGGCCGTCGTCTGATGGCTCGTGCCGAAGATTGGGGCAGACAGCAAGGTGGTAAACAACTGTTTGTCACGGGTGCTAACCGTGAAGTGACTTCAACAACGTACTCTTTTTATGAGCACATTGGTTTTCAGAAGAGAGGCTATCGGTTCAGTAAAGTTCTTCTATAG
- a CDS encoding CAP domain-containing protein has protein sequence MKKKWMKTVVTSSLTAVLAVGVMLPASASAADSTYKTITTYKITSTDSLKAYIEKWLKQNGYTVSEGQIVEKPATQPDQTTKPAEPTTKPTQPTTKPAEPTTKPEQPTKPTQPVQEKPETTPAKDPSNTGNTGNNTSNNGSESAQSDFATQVVKLVNAERAKAGLNALTSDALLDKVAVAKVKDMSNNNYFDHQSPTYGSPFDMMKQFGVTYSYAGENIAQGQKTPQEVVTAWMNSEGHRANILSKNFTHIGVGYYNGYWAQEFIGK, from the coding sequence TTGAAAAAGAAATGGATGAAAACTGTCGTAACGAGTAGTCTGACAGCCGTACTGGCCGTAGGGGTAATGCTTCCTGCTTCCGCGTCTGCTGCAGATTCAACATATAAGACTATCACAACGTACAAAATTACAAGCACAGACAGCTTGAAAGCTTATATTGAGAAATGGCTCAAACAAAATGGATACACCGTATCCGAGGGGCAAATTGTAGAGAAACCTGCTACGCAGCCTGATCAAACGACGAAACCTGCTGAGCCGACAACAAAACCAACTCAACCAACAACAAAACCTGCTGAGCCTACAACTAAGCCTGAGCAACCGACTAAACCAACACAACCAGTTCAAGAAAAACCGGAAACTACACCGGCTAAAGATCCTTCAAACACAGGTAATACAGGTAACAATACAAGTAATAATGGTAGCGAAAGCGCACAATCCGACTTTGCTACTCAAGTTGTAAAACTTGTGAACGCTGAGCGTGCTAAAGCAGGTCTGAACGCCCTGACTTCAGATGCACTTCTGGACAAAGTAGCTGTTGCTAAAGTAAAAGATATGAGTAACAACAACTATTTTGATCACCAGTCACCTACGTATGGTTCTCCGTTTGATATGATGAAACAATTCGGAGTAACTTACAGCTATGCAGGTGAGAACATTGCCCAAGGACAAAAAACACCACAGGAAGTTGTTACAGCTTGGATGAATAGTGAAGGGCACCGTGCCAATATTCTGAGCAAAAACTTTACACATATCGGTGTAGGTTACTACAATGGATACTGGGCACAAGAGTTTATCGGTAAGTAA